The DNA window GGCCAGGCGCCCCCGATGTCGAGATGAGTATGTGTTTCGTAAACGAGCAGGGCTACCCGCTCTTCACTGTTGCCGGCGGCGACGGGGTGCCGATTTCTGAGTGCAACAAAGCGGGTGGGGAGTTCGATTCCGATAAAACGACAGACGAGGAGATGCAGCTTGCCCGCGAGGCGATGCGGGCGATTGCCAAGCTTTCGTTTCGGCCCGAGTATGAGCCCGAGCGGTGGGTTCTCGTAGGTTCCCTCGCGATCGCCAACACATTCGATCATGTGCTCGCTGATGAAATCCACTTGCCGTAGGCATCAAGTCCTGCGGTCACAACTACGAAGGTCCCTCACTCAGTGAGGGACCTTTTTTCTTTATATAGAGTAAGTGTGGGTGTGGGAGGGATCGAACCTCCGACCTCTTCATTATCAGTGAAGTGCTCTACCACTGAGCTACACACCCAAGAACTGGAGTGGGTACCCCAGTAGTTTAAAATATCTTTAGCGAAGTGTGAATGGTACGACGGCCATGATGCGAGCGTGTTTGATGGCTTCCGCCAAGCGGCGCTGGTGCAGAGCACACAGGCCCGTTCTGCGGCGTGGCTGGATGCGTGCCTGCGGGGTCATGAATGTACGCAGGGTCTCGTTGTCCTTATAGTTCACCACGCGCGAGTTGGTCGTACAGAAATGGCATTGCTTGCGTACAGTGGGCGGATGTTGAATACGAGGTTTTGATTTTTTAGAATGGGATTTCATCGGGGTTTATTTCACCTTCATCCGGATATTGGATTGTTTCGACCTCTTCTTTTTGCTGTGGACTCATTTCACTCTGTGGGCCGCCGCCTCCACCCATATCACTATCGCGCGGGCCCATCTGCATTTCTTCGGCGACGATCTCGGTGCGCGATTTCTTTTGGCCATCCTTTTCCCATGATCGGGTCTGGATGCGACCTTCGATAAAGACCATCTTGCCGCGACCAAGGTATTGTTTGGCGATTTCTGCCAAACGACCAAACATCACGATATTGTGATATTCAGCCATAGTCTGACGCGCGCCACTCTTGTCTTTCCAGGTGCGGTTCGACGCGATACTAAAAGTACAGACCGGCTGACCTGAAGGCAAGGTGCGCATCTCAGGGTCGCGGGTGAGGTTGCCGATAATAAATACTTTATTGAGATTCATTGGTTGGAGTTTGTTCACCAAACATTGCTTCAAGTTTATCGTCGAGCGCTTTCGCGTCTACGGGTACTTGATCTTCTTTTGGTGCAACGCGGGGCTTCATCGGTTTGCGAGGGGTTGGCTTGTGCCACTGCATAAGGGTAAAGCGAATCACCTTTGTATCTTCGCGGAGCTTTTCTTGCAAGGTGGGTGCGTTTACGCGTTCAGTGGTAAAGCGAATAGCACCAAAATAGGCATCAGTCGCTTTATTGATGGGGTAAGAAAGATTCTTGCGTTTTGGGGTATCCCAAGTGTCTACCGTCGCGTTAAAGCCGCCCAAGATCTCACGGATCTCATTTTCTGCGGCTCCCGCATCTTCGGGCGAGAGAGATGGGCTCAAAAGGTAAGCCAATTCATAATATTTTGTATCTAATACCATAGAGCGACTCTACCAGATTTTGAGCGAGTAGGCAAGGGTTGGATTACACCTTAAATTCGATGACATCACCGTCTTGCACGATGTATTCTTTGCCCTCGGTACGCACCAAACCCTTCTCGCGAGCCTTGCCGTAAGAGCCGGCATCAAGGAGATCTTTCCAAAAAATAATTTCGGCACGGATGAATTTCTCTTCAAAATCAGAATGAATAGCGCGCCCAGCTCGCTTGGCGGTAGAACCAACGGGAATCGTCCACGCGCGCGTTTCGTCCTCGCCAGTAGTAAAGTAGCTCATGAGTCCCAGAAGTTTGTAGGCGGCATGGGCGAGCTTACCGAGTTGCGGCTCCATACCAAGCTCGTGTTGTTCATCTGGTGACATGCCCGAGAGTTCTTCTTCAAGTTTTATATTGAGATATAGTCTGCCATCAGATGCGGTAGGTAATGGTTCAGTGGTGGTATTGTAAAGATAGAGGATCGGTTTCGCGGTTAGAAGCTGAAATGCTCGGGCGTCTTCTCGAAGCTCTTCGGGAATGAGCGCGCCGCCAGCAACAATGCTGTGGATTTTATGCGCGATCTCTGCCTGTTTTTTTGTATCAGCTGATCCCGAGCGCGCTTCTTTCTCGGTACGCGCGACTGCTTTTTCCATTGTGGCAAGATCAGCCATCATCAGCTCGGTCTCGATGATGCCGCGATCACGCTCGGGGTCGATAGACGATTCGACATGTATAATGTTGCTGTTTTCAAATGCGCGTACTACTTCTACGATCGCATCTACTTCACGGATGTGCGCGAGGAATTGATTGCCAAGTCCTTCACCTTCGGATGCGCCTTTGACGAGCCCCGCGATATCGACAAACTCGATGGCGGCAGGTATGCGCTTGGCACTTTTAGAAAAGTCAGCCAGCATGTCGATGCGCGCGTCTTTTACCTCGACGATACCGATATTTGGTTCGATGGTAGCAAACGGATAGTTTGATGTATCGACAGTCTTTTGA is part of the Patescibacteria group bacterium genome and encodes:
- the rpsR gene encoding 30S ribosomal protein S18, with amino-acid sequence MKSHSKKSKPRIQHPPTVRKQCHFCTTNSRVVNYKDNETLRTFMTPQARIQPRRRTGLCALHQRRLAEAIKHARIMAVVPFTLR
- a CDS encoding single-stranded DNA-binding protein; translated protein: MNLNKVFIIGNLTRDPEMRTLPSGQPVCTFSIASNRTWKDKSGARQTMAEYHNIVMFGRLAEIAKQYLGRGKMVFIEGRIQTRSWEKDGQKKSRTEIVAEEMQMGPRDSDMGGGGGPQSEMSPQQKEEVETIQYPDEGEINPDEIPF
- a CDS encoding 30S ribosomal protein S6 — translated: MVLDTKYYELAYLLSPSLSPEDAGAAENEIREILGGFNATVDTWDTPKRKNLSYPINKATDAYFGAIRFTTERVNAPTLQEKLREDTKVIRFTLMQWHKPTPRKPMKPRVAPKEDQVPVDAKALDDKLEAMFGEQTPTNESQ
- the ychF gene encoding redox-regulated ATPase YchF — its product is MSLKIGIVGLPNVGKSTLFQALTQKTVDTSNYPFATIEPNIGIVEVKDARIDMLADFSKSAKRIPAAIEFVDIAGLVKGASEGEGLGNQFLAHIREVDAIVEVVRAFENSNIIHVESSIDPERDRGIIETELMMADLATMEKAVARTEKEARSGSADTKKQAEIAHKIHSIVAGGALIPEELREDARAFQLLTAKPILYLYNTTTEPLPTASDGRLYLNIKLEEELSGMSPDEQHELGMEPQLGKLAHAAYKLLGLMSYFTTGEDETRAWTIPVGSTAKRAGRAIHSDFEEKFIRAEIIFWKDLLDAGSYGKAREKGLVRTEGKEYIVQDGDVIEFKV